The following DNA comes from Corynebacterium atrinae.
GACACCAACTACCTCATGCTGGGCACCCGGGAGGGCGAGGTCGTCTTCGATCAGATGAGCCGCTCTGAGGTTGACCTGTGTGCCATCCGCACCCAGCCGTCCTTCGCCGCCGAGTCCCTCCTGCCGCTGATGAAGAGCCAAGAAGGCGCGTGGACGCTGCTAGGTTAGACCCGTGCTTGTTCTCGCGATCGATACCTCCACGCCTGACCTCGTCACCGGACTGGTCAACACCGCCACCGGCGACACCGTCGACCGCCCCCTGCCGGGCACTCGGGCTCACAATGAGCAACTAACGCCCACCGTTCAAGCATTGCTTATCGACGCCCGCGTGACCTTCGCCGACATCGACGCCATCGTCGTCGGCTGTGGTCCGGGTCCTTTCACCGGCCTGCGCGTCGGCATGGCCTCCGCGCAGGCCTTCGGAGATGCCCTCGGCATCCCCGTCTATGGGGTGTGTTCCCTCGACGCCATCGCCCAGCGCCTGCCCGCAGGCCGCTCGCTCGTGGCCACCGATGCCCGCCGCCGGGAAATCTACTGGGCCACCTATATCGATGGCCAGCGCACCCACGGGCCCGAGGTGATCGCTCCCGCCGAGCTCGTCCTGCCGCACGAGGTCGACGTGGCGTCGGTGCCGGCTGCACTGTCCGCGGCGGTAGAGGTGGACGTCGATAAGCATGACCTCGTGCCCGACGCGGCCTCGCTGGTCGCAGTGGCTGATCTCAGCGCCGACCCGGCGCCGGTGGTGCCGCTCTACCTGCGACGACCGGACGCGAAGGAACCGAAGCCGCGCCCGCAGTCCCCGGCGATCCCGCAGGTGGAACTGTGAAACTGAGGTTGTTGGACGCGGCCGACTCGCGGCGCTGTGCCGAGTTGGAGGAGGTCCTGTTCCCGGGGGACA
Coding sequences within:
- the tsaB gene encoding tRNA (adenosine(37)-N6)-threonylcarbamoyltransferase complex dimerization subunit type 1 TsaB; translation: MLVLAIDTSTPDLVTGLVNTATGDTVDRPLPGTRAHNEQLTPTVQALLIDARVTFADIDAIVVGCGPGPFTGLRVGMASAQAFGDALGIPVYGVCSLDAIAQRLPAGRSLVATDARRREIYWATYIDGQRTHGPEVIAPAELVLPHEVDVASVPAALSAAVEVDVDKHDLVPDAASLVAVADLSADPAPVVPLYLRRPDAKEPKPRPQSPAIPQVEL